The DNA segment CCCTTTCTTGAAGAGTAGACCGCACATAGGAATATAAACTAGAGGTATCCGGCAGCACAATATCAGCACCTGCCTCCACCAGCACTTCATCTTCGAGAACACCAGTATTAACAGCAATAGTAGTCACCCCTGCCGCCTTTGCGGACTGAACTCCCAGTGGCGCATTCTCCACCACCATGCACTGTTCGGCTGTAAAACCACAACGAGCAACTGCTTTCGCATAAGGTTCCGGATCTGGTTTTCCTTTTGTTACATCACTAGCACTGATAATCTGCTTTGCTGGAATACCAAAGTCATCCGACAAGCGATCCAACAAGGTAGGTTGCTTAGAGCCTGTCACCACCCACACATCCATTCCTGTTTCTCGTATAAAATCAATCAGATCGCCCATCTGTGGCATTTTCTCAGCTATGGGGAGCTGCCCCATCAAACGTATCTTCTCATTGTAAATAC comes from the Saccharicrinis fermentans DSM 9555 = JCM 21142 genome and includes:
- a CDS encoding HAD family hydrolase, which codes for MSEAIIPRDLRCVIFDMDGVLYDSMKNHEIAWTGCFKTVGIDFPAYEAYLHEGSPGLETIAYVYRQYLNKEVSEEECERIYNEKIRLMGQLPIAEKMPQMGDLIDFIRETGMDVWVVTGSKQPTLLDRLSDDFGIPAKQIISASDVTKGKPDPEPYAKAVARCGFTAEQCMVVENAPLGVQSAKAAGVTTIAVNTGVLEDEVLVEAGADIVLPDTSSLYSYVRSTLQERG